The Burkholderia mayonis genome window below encodes:
- a CDS encoding dihydrofolate reductase — protein MTTLTLIVARARNGVIGRDNQLPWKLPEDLAFFKRTTMGAPIVMGRKTHESIGRPLPGRRNIVVTRDAARRFDGCDTVSSLDDALALAARDGAAEAFLIGGAQLYAEGLRHADKLVVTEIDKDFEGDASFPAPDPAQWEEVSRDAHRAAEPNDFTYAFVVYRRKRAG, from the coding sequence ATCGGCCGCGACAACCAACTTCCGTGGAAACTCCCCGAGGATCTCGCGTTCTTCAAGCGCACGACGATGGGCGCACCGATCGTCATGGGCCGCAAGACGCATGAATCGATCGGCCGGCCGCTGCCCGGTCGCCGCAACATCGTCGTCACGCGCGACGCCGCGCGGCGCTTCGACGGCTGCGACACGGTTTCGTCGCTCGACGACGCACTCGCCCTCGCTGCGCGCGACGGCGCGGCCGAGGCGTTTCTGATCGGCGGCGCGCAGCTCTACGCGGAGGGCCTGCGGCACGCGGACAAGCTGGTCGTCACCGAGATCGACAAGGACTTCGAAGGAGACGCGTCGTTTCCCGCGCCCGATCCCGCGCAATGGGAAGAGGTGTCGCGCGACGCACATCGCGCGGCGGAGCCGAACGATTTCACGTACGCTTTCGTCGTCTACCGGCGCAAGCGCGCCGGCTGA
- the pmbA gene encoding metalloprotease PmbA has translation MAANLDAQAHYFPHTQNELKEIATDILRHAKALGATDAATEISEGDGLSVSVRRGEVETIEHNRDKTVGVTVFIGKKRGNASTSDFSPAALKDTVAAAYNIARFTAEDDAAGLAEAELLETDPRDLDLYHPWRISADEAVDIARRSEDAAFAVSPQIRNSEGASVSAQHSQFVLATSRGFLAGYPYSRHYIACAPIAGSGRHMQRDDWYTSKRRADELASPESVGRYAAERALARIGARRLDTRKVPVLFEAPLAAGLLGAFVQAVSGGALYRKTSFLVDSLGKEVFAPHVQIVEDPHVPRAMGSAPFDEEGVRTRARSVVKDGVVEGYFLSTYSARKLGTQTTGNAGGSHNIALKSALTRPTDDFDAMLKKLGTGLLLTELMGQGVNYVTGDYSRGAAGFWVENGEIQYPVEEITVASTLQEMFRHIVAIGADSIVRGTKATGSVLIEQMTIAGQ, from the coding sequence ATGGCTGCAAACCTCGACGCCCAGGCGCACTATTTCCCGCACACGCAGAACGAACTGAAAGAAATCGCGACGGATATCCTCCGGCACGCGAAGGCGCTCGGCGCGACCGACGCCGCGACCGAAATCTCCGAGGGCGACGGCCTGTCGGTGTCGGTGCGGCGCGGCGAGGTCGAGACGATCGAGCACAACCGCGACAAGACGGTCGGCGTGACCGTCTTCATCGGCAAGAAGCGCGGCAACGCGAGCACGTCGGATTTCTCGCCCGCCGCGCTGAAGGACACGGTCGCGGCCGCGTACAACATCGCGCGCTTCACGGCCGAGGATGACGCGGCGGGGCTCGCCGAAGCCGAGCTGCTCGAAACCGATCCGCGCGATCTCGATCTCTATCATCCGTGGCGCATCTCGGCCGACGAAGCGGTCGACATCGCGCGCCGCTCGGAGGACGCCGCGTTTGCGGTCAGCCCGCAGATCCGCAATTCTGAGGGCGCGAGCGTGTCCGCGCAGCACTCGCAGTTCGTGCTCGCGACGTCGCGCGGCTTTCTTGCCGGCTATCCGTACTCGCGCCACTACATCGCGTGCGCGCCGATCGCGGGCAGCGGCCGCCACATGCAGCGTGACGACTGGTACACGTCGAAGCGCCGCGCGGACGAGCTCGCTTCGCCCGAGTCGGTCGGCCGTTATGCGGCCGAGCGTGCGCTCGCGCGGATCGGCGCGCGCCGCCTCGATACGCGCAAGGTGCCGGTGCTGTTCGAGGCGCCGCTCGCGGCAGGCTTGCTCGGCGCGTTCGTGCAGGCGGTGAGCGGCGGCGCACTGTATCGCAAGACGTCGTTCCTCGTCGACAGCCTCGGCAAAGAGGTGTTCGCGCCGCACGTGCAGATCGTCGAGGACCCGCACGTGCCGCGCGCGATGGGCAGCGCGCCGTTCGACGAGGAAGGCGTTCGCACGCGCGCGCGCAGCGTCGTGAAGGACGGCGTCGTCGAGGGCTATTTCCTGTCGACGTACTCGGCGCGCAAGCTCGGCACGCAGACGACCGGCAACGCGGGCGGCTCGCACAACATCGCGCTGAAGAGCGCGCTCACGCGGCCGACCGACGACTTCGACGCGATGCTGAAGAAGCTCGGCACGGGTCTTTTGCTGACGGAACTGATGGGGCAGGGCGTCAACTACGTGACGGGCGACTATTCGCGCGGCGCGGCGGGCTTCTGGGTCGAGAACGGCGAGATTCAGTATCCGGTCGAGGAGATCACCGTCGCGAGCACGCTGCAGGAGATGTTCCGCCACATCGTCGCGATCGGCGCGGATTCGATCGTGCGCGGGACGAAGGCGACGGGCTCGGTGCTGATCGAGCAGATGACGATCGCGGGGCAGTGA
- the yjgA gene encoding ribosome biogenesis factor YjgA: protein MTRKTRIQPIEPAAEDASHGYDRPSKSQLKRDMHALQELGVALVELPKDAFKRMPMPEDLAEAVREARRITDHEGKRRQIQYVGRVMRSLSADETAALRLALDTQRGVNKAETARLHWIERTRERLLASDDALTAFIHEHPAADVQEGRMLIRNARREAQQGKPPRYFRELFQWIKTASGAAGDADDSPDHASSSDNDDDEA from the coding sequence ATGACACGCAAAACCCGTATCCAACCGATCGAGCCCGCCGCCGAAGACGCCAGCCACGGTTACGATCGCCCCAGCAAGTCCCAACTGAAGCGCGACATGCACGCGCTGCAGGAGCTGGGCGTCGCCCTCGTCGAGTTGCCGAAGGATGCGTTCAAGCGCATGCCGATGCCGGAAGATCTCGCCGAAGCCGTGCGCGAGGCGCGCCGCATTACCGATCATGAGGGCAAGCGCCGCCAGATCCAGTACGTCGGCCGCGTGATGCGCTCGCTCTCCGCCGACGAAACAGCCGCGCTGCGGCTGGCGCTCGACACGCAGCGCGGCGTCAACAAGGCCGAGACCGCACGCCTGCACTGGATCGAGCGCACCCGCGAGCGACTGCTCGCGAGCGACGACGCGCTGACCGCGTTCATCCACGAGCATCCGGCCGCCGACGTGCAGGAAGGCCGCATGCTGATCCGCAACGCGCGCAGGGAAGCGCAGCAGGGGAAGCCGCCCCGCTACTTCCGCGAGCTGTTCCAATGGATCAAGACGGCGAGCGGCGCGGCAGGCGACGCGGACGATTCGCCCGATCACGCCTCTTCTTCCGACAATGACGACGACGAAGCGTAA
- the mog gene encoding molybdopterin adenylyltransferase: MTTTKRNHPDELVIGLVSISDRASSGVYEDKGIPALKEWLASALASPWRAETRLIQDDAPTISATLVELVDAAGCDLVLTTGGTGPARRDVTPEATLAVATKEMPGFGEQMRQISLNFVPTAILSRQVAVIREAADHAALIVNLPGQPKSIKETLEGLRGDGGKVEVPGIFAAVPYCIDLIGGPYAETNPAVCAAFRPKSAVRAPK; this comes from the coding sequence ATGACGACGACGAAGCGTAACCATCCCGACGAACTCGTGATCGGCCTCGTGTCGATCAGCGACCGCGCCAGCAGCGGCGTCTACGAGGACAAAGGCATTCCCGCGCTGAAGGAGTGGCTCGCGTCGGCGCTTGCGTCGCCGTGGCGGGCCGAGACGCGACTCATCCAGGACGACGCGCCGACGATCTCGGCGACGCTCGTCGAGCTCGTCGACGCGGCCGGCTGCGACCTCGTGCTGACGACGGGCGGCACGGGCCCCGCGCGCCGAGACGTGACGCCCGAGGCGACGCTCGCGGTCGCGACGAAGGAGATGCCGGGCTTCGGCGAGCAGATGCGGCAGATCAGCCTGAATTTCGTGCCGACCGCGATCCTGTCTCGGCAGGTCGCGGTGATCCGCGAGGCCGCGGATCACGCGGCGCTGATCGTGAACCTGCCCGGCCAGCCGAAATCGATCAAGGAAACGCTCGAAGGGCTGCGCGGCGACGGCGGCAAGGTCGAGGTGCCGGGCATTTTCGCTGCGGTGCCGTATTGCATCGACCTGATCGGCGGCCCTTACGCGGAGACGAATCCGGCCGTATGCGCGGCGTTCCGGCCGAAGAGCGCGGTGCGCGCGCCGAAATGA
- the orn gene encoding oligoribonuclease has product MTDISAVAGQPALVRNELNLVWLDMEMTGLNPDSDRIIEIAVVVTNSTLDIAVEGPVFAIHQSDETLAKMDDWNKNTHGRSGLIDRVRASTVTEADAAAQIEAFLGQHVPPGKSPMCGNSICQDRRFMARWMPELERFFHYRNLDVSTLKELCRRWQPAIYKGFQKRAMHTALADIHESIDELRYYREHFLIPAAPAGETA; this is encoded by the coding sequence ATGACCGATATCTCTGCCGTGGCCGGCCAGCCCGCGCTCGTTCGCAACGAACTGAACCTCGTCTGGCTCGACATGGAAATGACAGGCCTGAACCCGGACAGCGACCGTATCATCGAGATCGCCGTCGTCGTCACCAATTCGACCCTCGACATCGCGGTCGAAGGCCCCGTGTTCGCGATCCATCAGAGCGACGAGACGCTCGCGAAGATGGACGACTGGAACAAGAACACGCACGGCCGTTCCGGCCTCATCGACCGCGTGCGCGCGTCGACCGTCACCGAGGCGGACGCCGCCGCGCAGATCGAGGCGTTCCTCGGCCAGCACGTGCCCCCTGGCAAGTCGCCGATGTGCGGCAACTCGATCTGCCAGGACCGCCGCTTCATGGCGCGCTGGATGCCGGAACTCGAGCGCTTCTTCCATTACCGCAACCTCGACGTCAGCACGCTCAAGGAGCTGTGCCGGCGCTGGCAGCCTGCGATCTACAAGGGCTTCCAGAAGCGCGCGATGCATACGGCGCTTGCCGACATCCACGAGTCGATCGACGAGCTCAGGTACTACCGCGAGCACTTCCTGATTCCGGCCGCGCCGGCAGGCGAAACCGCTTGA